AAAGTGGCCAcattaggccctttttagacctatacatgcctcctgtaaaaccctatgaTCCGTGAACCGTACaggatacagacaacatcttgatGTCATTATACTCCTTGTAATGGGCTCTAACATATGGAGTAGGTCTACATtctgaaataaaaaaattcacattcatttattcaacatTAAAAATATTGATATCTCAAAAGTATCCTTTTAGATTATGTTAATTTTAAGACATTATTTTGAACAATATACGGTAACACTGACACCAAGCGTCATAAGTTAtaacacggtcataaccatgtcataatatatcATGACAGCTGACATAACCTGTCAAAATATGGTCATAACCCTGTCATGATAGacatgtacaaaacattaggaacacctgctctttacatgGCATAgcatgaccaggtgaatccaggtgaaagctatgatccattattgtacggtagatgaaggggaggagacaggttaaaaaatgatttttttttagctttgagacaattaagacatggattgtgtgtgtgtgccactcagagggtgaatgggcaagacaagaaAATGTAAGTTACTTTgaatagggtatggtagtaggtgccaggcgcaccggtttgagtgtgtcaagaactgcaacgctgctgggtttttcatgctcaacaatctcccgtgtgtatcaagaatggtccaccacccaaaggacatctagccaacttgacacaactgtgggacgcaTTGGACTCAACATGGGCCAATgcgaatgctttcgacaccttgtagagtccatgccctgacgaattgagtctgttctgagggcaaaaaggggttaCAGcataatattaggaaggtgttcctaatgttttgtacagtcagtgtagaACTTATATTCCATAAATATTTATTTGCATTCGCTAAGGTCCAACCTCTGatctttccaataaatatttgGTATGCTAAAACAGGATAGATGGTAAGAAAATTAAGAAAACATGTCAAATCATACTATGTaaacatttccctcactaacttcccTCGAGATATGTTTTCATGTTATGCTATGCTGCGATTCCTAATATGTACCATTAGCCATGACTCTATTCATGGAGCTCTGAATTACACCATCTGAATACATATAGATAGATGTTGCATCATGCCTTAACTACATGTACAAAGAAATAGATGAAAAAGAATGTACTGTCTTGAGAAGAGACAATAATTCATGTGTTGGTATCATGGAAAAAATTACACATCACCATCAGACAGATATAGATGGCTGCAAAGCTTCAGGCATATCTCCCTTATTCAGAAGGCCTCCTTTTTAGACAGTGAGTCAAGGACTTGAAAGTACTTGCATAGTGCAGTGAGGAAAACCTACTACTACATACAAAACTTCAGCTACTAGATAGGACTCCAACTCATAGATATGGGACAGAATAGAGAAGCAAAGGGACAGAGACATTCAAGGTTCTTCTCCAGTGAGACTGACCATAGGAGGCTCTGTCGATTAGCACCCAACCCTTAATCTCCCACAATCCTCTCCTAAACCTAACGACTACAAAAGCTGCTGGATCAGCGAGATGATACGATTCTTCTAGAAGGTTCTGAACTACTGGTGAACTGTGATATTCTCAAGTGCACTTTTAATTCCAACCGCCTACTCCTGCAGTGGGGTAGAATAAATGATGAATGGGCCAAAACATTCTCCACCGTGACAGACCCTGGATTTGGGCCATTTCCACCTTCTTGTCATGCGCTTTAACCTCCATTTTGTGTCTTGTCGTGTGAGGCAAAGGGTTCATTCATCTGACTCGTATCTGGAAATTAAATATTGGAAATGTTAGCGGAAAAGGTTGTTAGACAGGAACTGCAAACATAATCATCATTCAGCAGAAGATGAATTAATAAATCTGTCTGTCTATCATTCATGATCATTTCTTATGATAATCAACTTACTCACTTTGAAAGGCGTTTCCTGATGTCCTTGATCTGCTCGTTCTTCTTGGTGAGAATCTCCTTCATGTTGCGGTAGGCAGACGTCTGCTGGAACTTCCTATCCAGCTCCTacgcacacacaaccacacaacaggGTTGCATGATAACCTCTTATTGGCAAATATAGCTGATATAATTGGGTCCATAGCTCTTGAGCCAAATGCTTACTTCAGACACTTCACCCAAGTTCACCCAACCTTGCATTGTTTGACAGCAATGCATGATTTCTGTGAAAGGCACCAGGTACCAGTATGGGGTAGAAGGACGTACCTTCTCTGCTAGGGCCAGCTGTTCTTGTACCCTGAGCAGGTCGTGTTTGGCAGAGACCAGGTTGTCCTGCAGGTCTCTCTGAGAGGCAGCGTTGACACTCAGGGACTTCTGGTAGTCCTCCTGCAGCGCTGCCATCGTGTCCTCAAGACTAGTGATCTCCTGAGAACGAGTGGCCATCTTGGGGATAGAAACAAAGCACTTCAGTGGGTGGACTTttaggctgagtcccaaatggacccttttccctatacagtacttttgaccagagccctatgtgaatagggcaccatttgggatgcacacttatagggaaccatttgggatgcacacttaGATGGACATGTATTCAACACACAAAGCATAGTGTCAGATTGATACATACCAGTTGATTTCCATGAAAGCAAACAAAATAATAGTAATTGTTCAGAAAAAAGAACGACTAAAGGTTCAACACATCATAAACACAAGGCCAGCATGGGGTCAACTTATTTAAAAGGAAAAAATACTACAATGCTCAAATCAAAACAGGAAGGAAACAGGAAATATTACTGAGTGAAAAGTCAACTGCAACAGTCATCTTATGTTCCTTTGGCCCATTTTGTTATATTTATATTGTTAACCCTTATAGTGCTAAAGTACCTTCTGTTCCCCCTGGACCTTCTGCAGGTCTTTGAGAGCCCTCTCCGCCTTTGTCTTCTCATCCAATGCACCCATGGCCTGAAACACAATCAGTATACTGCAAGCTACTTCATAAAAGTGATTCCAACATTGATCATTCAATTAGCAAGGTCAGGTGTAGGTTAGATGGAAACATGAGCACAAAATAAGAATATCCTAAATCAGAAACACACATCATGGATTTAAATACCTGGGTTTCCAAAGTTCGGAGCCTGCCCTTGAGCTTATCCTTTTCCTCTTGTAGCCTGGATATCTCCTGATGAAAAACCAATGTAATGTAACAGTTACGCATGAGTCTCTTACAATGACCTGGTGTTAATTCTGCTAACTCTATATTACCACAGGAGTTGAGTTCTTTACCTTGTTGAGAAGTTCAGATACCCCACCTTCATTCAGGGGTGATAACTTGGGCCTGCTAATTTCCTGGTTAGTCTGGGTAAGAAAGCAAGGCAAGTTTTCAAGTTTCAAATGACATTTCCACGAGCATAAGTACAGTGAAATGgctttcttgcaagctctttcccaacaatgcagtactcaatatcagtagtactataaaaTGAAGTGAAGTAGAGCACCTCCTCTCACATCAATGAATGGCATCAATTCATGATTCCAGCCGTCGACGACCTTGATAACATGGACTTAAAAACAAAGTGAAACACACAAGTTGTTGTTTTTGAATTGTTGTTCGGGCCTCAAGTGAAAACCACACCTCGACAAGCCTGAAGGGAGAACCTCATAGAAAGGTTTCGCATGGGGAGGGTGTGAAGTGCTAGATGAGACGATCCTATCAGAGGGCTGGTGACCACGTTGTTCTTCTTCTATGGTCACATCGTGTGGTCTGCCGTTTCCAATTGTGATACGATTCAAGTGCTGCGTATTTCATGTAAGTGCGATAACTCAGCTGAACCAGTATAAATAAACATGTCATACATTCAAGCTTATTGTTCGATGGGTGATTTAAGCTGTCAATGACTTTGACTTAAAACATTAACTTATAAACTAAGTGAAACGTATGAGTTGTTGTTGGTGAATTGTTGTTCAGACTCAAGTGAAAACCCACACCTCGACAAGCCTGAAGTCTGGATTTCATAGAAATGTGTTGCATGGGTATGAAGTGCTAGAAATGTGTTGCATGGGGAGAGTGTGAAGTGCTAGAAGAGATGATCCTATCAGAGGGCTGGTGACTAAAAATAGTTGATTTTCTATGGTCACATCGTGTGGTCTGCCGTTTCCAATTGTGATACATTAAATACAAAGCATTTGAATCGTAAGTGCAATAATTCAGCTTAACAAGTatgaataaacatgtcataaatgtattattttttttatataaaggGCAAATGGTTGCATAAAAGTCTAGGTGGTTGGGCTTTAGTTAACAGTCACCTTATTTTGGTTTTTAAATTCAGTCTTCTCAAACTCAGCCACTTGCTCTAACAACTCTCTGTGGAGAATGAAAACAAAAAAAAGGGGAGAGATAACATGTAAATTAGACAATTAGCACATTTATAGCTTCCTTTTTTTGTCATTAAGCAGAtggtcttatccagagtgacttacagtagtgagtacatACATTTTCTATACTGGTCCCcaatgggaattgaacccacaaccccgGCATTGCaaacgccatgctctaccaactgagccacacaggaccccaTGTGGGATACAAACAAAGCAGAGTAACGACAGACTGTTTGATACCATACAGTGAGTGTCAGTGTACTGACTCGTTGGCCTATAACAGCTACATGTTTCTTTATGAAAGAGATGTATAACATATTGCAAAACATTTGACGTCAAGTATAGGGGAGCAGCCAACTGACAGTTCCATATCTTTAAGAACAATAAAACACACTTGTTGTCCTCCTGAAGACAGTTTAACACTAAATGTTTGTGGTGAAGAAAGCACCTCTACACGCTTACTGCATATGTGGTTTGAAAAAGCTGCAGAACGCACGTAGATGTGTGGCTACTAGGGGCGTATTCCCTGCTTCTGACGCCCTACTAACAGCCACACAGGATTGAGGCCTACGGAAAACACTTTCAAGGGCTTGTTTATCTTATCACATGCATGTAGGCGTACTACAAAAACACTCTACAAAAGCACAGGGCTTGTTATTTTTTACCTTTTGGTTTTGTTTGACTGGTGTCAATAATAAAGGTCAAATGGAGTTGAAGCTCCCTCACACTCATGCCCCTCCCCCccctttacaccgctgctactctctgttgttatcatctacgcatagtcactttaataactctacctacatgtacatattacctcaactaaccggtgcccccgcacattgactctgtaccggtacccccctgtatatagtctcgctattgctattttactgctgctctttaattacttgttacatttatttcttattcttatccgtatttttttttaaactgcattgttggttaggggctgttaagtaagcattttactgtaaggtctacagctgttgtattcggcgcatgtgactaatacaatttgatattCGCAGCCACATTATAGGAAAAGCAAAGTCTTGTCTGTAAAGTACaaaaattctctctctctatcaatttTCCATGTAACCACAGCATTCTACCGTGCTGATGGACCGCCAACTTTTTATATCAAAAAGTTGGGACTGTAAAAGGAATGGCTTTCCCCTCCATCTCTAAAAGACACATTAACACAGTCCATGGGCCTGGAATTGTACTCTTGTACACATCACAGAGCCATGCTATAAATGTCAGTGTCATGTTCCTGTGCCCCAGTAACAAGTTCAGATCTATCCAGAGACTGGGGGAGTGAGTGTGAGGAAAAAGTCCTTAGCCTCATCCTCCCATTTGATCTTACTGGTGGGGAAAAGAGGGAGTGGAGTGCGGGAAACCGTTACCTGATAATCCATTACGTAATTGCTCCAAAAGCCCTAAAATCAGAGTTTAGATTTCGGAAGGGAACAATTGAGATGAATTGAGCGACCAGCTAGTTGCCAACATTTCACTGCTGACCCGGCTGACTTTGGCCACGCTGCATTGTTCCCTGTTGTATCTTTAGCACCTCTGGTCTGAGGCACCATGATGAATGATCCTGTGGTATATTCAGCGTGATGAAAGGGAATGCGCTAATAAGTTTTTTGGCACCGTGTCAGTATGCCCTCAAGGGGCAAAGTAAAAATGTGACAACCCCTCCCCATGAGATATAGCTGTTTTTAACGGTAGAGAACATTCCCACATCTTTCTGTGTCCAGGCTTGTTATTAAGCACTCCTGTAAGACATTCTTGGCAGCCATGCTTAGACACCCTGGATGCAACAGAGACCTTTCATTGGCAGTtttttctacacattttgctttGTCTCCACTTAGCCTAGGTTATTTACATTTTCTTAATGGCATTCATTTGGACAAAATTAGCTGCCAAAATAAAGAAATGTACATGTTAACTTTCAAAACATTCACTACACTGCATGTGGAGAAAAGCAAACTTCCTGACAATATACGCCAGGCAAGGCAGGCGACAACAACCCAAACAAACCATACCTAGGTATCGTATCATGTGAACTACTCCACCCACACAGGTCACACAAGCTGTGGTTGCATCTGGCTACATATCAGTGACAGTAGGAAACCACAGAAATGGAAAAGCAGGGTACTATTCGAATAAGAATGAGTGGTTCAGCAATGACCTCAGTGCCTTACGTACATGAAAAACACTGAAGGAAGCGGCTTCTGCTTTGAGTATGGGGGTGCTCACTGCTCAAACTCTTGTGTACATAATAGGTGACTCTACTGACAGGCTACACACAGAGGCATGTTGGGGTTAAAAGGTTGCTTCCCACCTGAGTTTCACCCTCTTGTTAACCCTTGAACTCCCATAAACCTTCACACACTGCATAATTATCAGTACTACCTACCTACTGCTATCATGTACTTCCATCTGTTTGAAATGTCAAAGTAGGCCTCAGCCTGCCCTCGCAGCCACCCCTCATCCCCACAGTCCACCTCCAAGCCATCCCACCTATCCTCACAGCCCCCTTCCCAGCCACTCCACAGCCCACCTGTTCTCCAGCTCCGAGATGTCAGTCTGCAGACGGAGGTAGAACTTCTCGGCCTGAGAGAAGAGCTGCCGGAGCAGCAGCACGTTGGTGTGGGCCATGTTGATGAGCTCCGTCTCCACCTCTCCTCGCACCACTAGCTGCAGCCCGTCCAGCATGTCCCGCACCTCGTCCACCGTGAAGGTCTCGTCCACTAGCCTAGAATGTAATAACTTGTTTTCCCAATAACATATACACAAATACCATAAAAAGCAGTCCTAAGAGGACGGGACTTGCATTCCTCCGAACAACATTGTTGGCTAGCTGTGATAAACAATACCCTAAATTTTGTGACACAACACCTGCTGTCTTTGAGGTCCTCAAAGCAGGAGTCAATGGTCTTGAGTCTGATGGCCCTCTTGGAGCGTGCAAAGCGCATGTAGTTGATCGCCTCATTCTGATGGTGTTCATTGAAACCAAACTCAGCCTTCAAGGAGAGACAAGGAGGAACAGGGATGGATGTCAGTGAATATGCAGGTAAGTAATGTTAGCTAGAAGACTGGCAGTGGCAGTGGCCCTCTTGATTGATCAACTACAGACTAGTTCCGTAGCTAACGTTAACTGCCTAGTTATTGTCTCAAGCACGACATCGAATAAGGCAATGGAGGGGTCCTGCTATTCAATAAATGTACAGTACTGCAAGGTTATCTGGCTGCAGTCACTAAGCTATGATATGGATGGCTAGCTAACCAGTAAAGAGCGCTGTGTTGTCATGGAAACATCATACCATATAACTTCTAGCTAGGCAGCTAGCAAGCCTAgttgttggctagctagttaacgttaacgATTTGAATTCGTATTCAGCACTTCGCTAGCTACtaaactagctaacattagctaactaTCCGTGCAGTAGACCGCATCGATTGCAGTGGTTAGTGTAGTACTAGACGCAAGGCAAATCTACATCCCTTTCTAAATCCACATCAGCAAACTGTCCATATCATAGCTTAGCCAAAGATACTGGGCTCGTTTGAGTGGTAAGGCGAAATCAACCGACTGTAGACGAGAGTCGATGAGTGAAGTCGGGGTTGGTGTAACGTTATATACAACAGCCGAAAGTCGGACACTAGTGTGGTTTTCCAATAACAAGGCTCAGTGCAACATACtagtgttgccattgtttataaaaGTTGTTTTAAAAGTTGtttaacccctattactagcctgttcaacctctctttcgtatcgtctgagattcccaaagattggaaagctgccgcggtcatccccctcttcaaagggggtgacactctagacacaaactgctacagacctatatctatcctaccctgtctttctaaggtcttcgaaagccaagttaacaaacagattaccgaccatttcgaatcccaccgtaccttctccgctatgcaatctggtttccgagctggtcatgggtgcacctcagccacgctcaaggtcctaaacgacatcataaccgccattgataagagacattactgcgcagccgtattcatcgacccggccaaggctttcgactatgtcaatcaccacattcttattggcagactcgacagtcttggtttctcaaatgattgcctcgcctggtttaccaactacttctctgatagagttcagtgtttcaaatcggagggcctgttgtccggacctctggcagtctatgggggtgccacagggttcaatcctcgggccgactctcttctctgtatacatcaatgatgttgctcttgctgctggtgattctctgatacacctctacgcagacgacaccattctgtatacttctggcccctctttggacactgtgttaactatacgaaattgtttgactacagaggtagcaaaactgtacttcaaatctatgatactcccccacttaacatactgcttgactagttgggcccaagcttgctgtacaacattaaaacctatgcagtctgtctacaaacaggctctcaacgtgcttgataggaagcccaatagccatcatcactgttacatcctcagaaagcatgagcatgtcttgtattcaagatcctaaatggcttagctccccctccactcagtatttttgttaaacagaaaaccaaaacatatggcagcagatccacaaggtctgccatgagaggtgactgtatagttcccttcaggaaaagcacctttagtaaagccgctttctctgtgagagcttcccatgtctggaatacactgccatcagacacacataactgcaccacatatcacactttcacaaaatgcatgaagacatggctaaaggtcaatcagatttgtgaacataatccctagctgtgtattgccgctttccatgttgtctgttgtctgtagcttgtgaggtgtggaggcctcctaattgtccctaaagtttctaagcaaacagctggaggcagggctttctcctatagagctcaatttttatggaatggtctgcctacccatgtgagagacgcagactcggtctcaacctttaagtctttactgaagactcatctcttcagtaggtcatatgattgagtgtagtctggcccaggagtgtgaaggtgaacagaaaagctctggagcaacgaaccgcccttactgtctctgcctggccggttcccctctctccactgggattctctgcctctaaccctattacaggggctcagtcactggcttactggtgctcttccatgccgtccctaggaggggtgcgtcacttgagtgggttgagtcgctgacgtgatcttcctgtttgggttggcgcccccccttgggttgtgccgtggcggagatctttgtgggctatactcggccttgtctcaggatggtaagttggtgattgaagatatccctctagtggtgtgggggctgtgctttggcaaagtgggtggggttatatcctgcctgtttggccctgtccgggggtatcatcggatggggccacagtgtctcctgaccccacctgtctcagcctccagtatttatgctgcagtagtttatgtgtcggggggctagggtcagtctgttatatctggagtacttctcctgtcttattcggtgtcctgtgtgaatttaagtatgctctctctaattctctctttctctctctctctcggaggaggacctgagcactaggaccatgcctcaggactacctggcatgatgactccttgctgtccccagtccacctggccgtgctgctgctccagtttcaactgttctgcctgcggctatggaaccctgacccgTTCACCGgacctgctacctgtcccagacctgctgttttcaactctctagagacagcaggagcggtagagatactctcaatgatcggctatgaaaagccaactgacatttattcctgaggttctgacttgctgcaccctcgacaactactgtgattattattatttgaccatgctggtcatttatgaacatttgaacatcttggccatgttctgttataatctccacccggcacagccagaagaggactggccacccctcagcctggttcctctctaggtttcttcctaggttttggcctttctagggagtttttcctagccatcgtgcttctacacctgcattgcttgctgtttggggttttaggctgggtttctgtacagcactttgagatatcagctgatgtaagaagggctatataaatacattttatttgatttgtggaaacactttgttgcttttatgaattttgtcttgctgctttttgttctatgttgctctgtctgtatgctacgtcttacttgtcctatgttgctctgtctgtatgctatgtcttgcttgtcctatgttgctctgcgtgtgctcactgcttaatgattgtctatattgtaattgtttttaataacctgcccagggactgcggttgaaaattagctggctggctaaaaccggcacttttactgaaacattgattaatgtgcactgtccctgtaaaaataaaataaactcaaactcaactcaaacctccagacgagcttcaatgccatacgagacgcagactcggtctcaacctttaagtctttactgaagactcatctcttcagtaggtcatatgattgagtgtagtctggcccaggagtgtgaaggtgaacggaaagcctctggagcaacgaaccgcccttgctgtctctgcctggccggttcccctccactgggattctctacctctaaccctattacaggggctgagtcactggcttactggtgctctttcatgccgtccctaggaggggtgcgtcacttgagtgggttgagttactgacgtgatcttcctgtcttggtttgtgctgtggtggagatctttgtgggctatactcggccttgtctcaggattgtaagctggtggctgaagatatccctctagtggtgcgggggctgtgctttggcaaagtgggtggggttatatccttcctgtttggccctgtccgggggtatcatcggatggggccacagtgtctcctgacccctcctgtctcagcctccagtatttatgctgcagtagtttgtgtcggggggctagggccagttggttatatctggagtacttctcctgtcttatccagtgtcctgtgtgaatttaagtatgctctctctaattctctccttctctctttctttctctctctcggaggacctgagccctaggaccatacatcaggactactgggcatgatgactccttgctgtccccagtccacctggccttgctgctgttccagtttcaactgttctgcctgcagttatggaacccctacctgtcccagacctgctgttttcaactcttaatgatcggctatgaaaagccaactgacatttattcctgattattatttgaccatgcttgtcatttatgaacattttgaacatcttggctctctctaattctctccttctctctttctttctctctctcggaggaactgagccctaggaccatacgtcaggactaccgggcatgatgactccttgctgtccccagtccacctggccttgctgctgtcccagtttcaactgttctgcctgcggttatggaacccctacctgtcccagacctgctgttttcaactcttaattatcggctatgaaaagccaactgacatttattcctgattattatttgaccatgcttgtcatttatgaacattttgaacatcttggccatgttctgttataatctccacccggcacagccagaagaggactggccacccctcatagcctggttcctctctaggtttcttcctaggttttggcctttctagggagtttttcctagccaccgtgcttctacacctgcattgcttgctgtttggggttttaggctgggtttctgtacagcacttcgagatattagctgatgtacgaagggctatataaaataaacttgattgattgattgatacaactctcctttcgtggcctccaactgatcttaaacgcaagtaaaactaaatgcatgctattcaaccgatcattgcccgcacctgctcgcccgtccagcatcactactctggacggctctgactttgaatacgtggacaactacaaatacctaggtgtctggttagactgtaaactctccttccagactcacattaagcatctccaatccaaaattaaatctagaatcggc
The window above is part of the Salvelinus namaycush isolate Seneca chromosome 7, SaNama_1.0, whole genome shotgun sequence genome. Proteins encoded here:
- the LOC120051120 gene encoding leucine zipper transcription factor-like protein 1, with amino-acid sequence MAEFGFNEHHQNEAINYMRFARSKRAIRLKTIDSCFEDLKDSRLVDETFTVDEVRDMLDGLQLVVRGEVETELINMAHTNVLLLRQLFSQAEKFYLRLQTDISELENRELLEQVAEFEKTEFKNQNKTNQEISRPKLSPLNEGGVSELLNKEISRLQEEKDKLKGRLRTLETQAMGALDEKTKAERALKDLQKVQGEQKMATRSQEITSLEDTMAALQEDYQKSLSVNAASQRDLQDNLVSAKHDLLRVQEQLALAEKELDRKFQQTSAYRNMKEILTKKNEQIKDIRKRLSKYESDE